A window of the Deinococcus gobiensis I-0 genome harbors these coding sequences:
- a CDS encoding zinc finger, DHP-type → MAILEIDCPVCGEVLELSAEDRAELNPGDVIVCDSCSAEMEVTRNGEGEDFELELLGILTECPNCGEEFEVTDDLLSAAPVIESADGAAVSLVDCPHCHARIELEFEPDPAEPSVSGR, encoded by the coding sequence ATGGCTATTCTGGAAATCGACTGCCCCGTGTGCGGTGAGGTGCTGGAGCTCAGCGCCGAGGACCGCGCCGAACTGAACCCCGGCGACGTGATCGTGTGCGACTCGTGCAGCGCCGAAATGGAAGTGACCCGCAACGGCGAGGGCGAGGACTTCGAGCTCGAACTGCTGGGCATCCTCACCGAGTGCCCCAACTGCGGTGAGGAGTTCGAGGTGACCGACGACCTGCTCAGCGCCGCGCCGGTGATCGAGAGCGCGGACGGCGCGGCTGTCAGCCTCGTGGACTGTCCGCACTGCCACGCCCGTATCGAGCTGGAATTCGAGCCGGACCCTGCCGAGCCTTCCGTCTCGGGTCGCTGA
- a CDS encoding protein kinase domain-containing protein encodes MAVAGSVIGDGVRLVRLLGRGSHSAVYFAVDREGQPRSVKVFPDYLAPFADREYAHGVGLTHSRLAPVLARTALEECPALVLTYARGQTLFQRYVSRPALLAERQAFLLTMTHLLDALGYLHGRGLVHRDIKPDNIIVEPEGAAKLVDYDLSGRAYEPLALPTRIGTGAFLSPEAARGDPQGPESDLYGVGVLLGWGIHGQLLTPGEAAPMTRDPLTPLWRSLTRPDRRARPRDAAAVRAELLELAQKPL; translated from the coding sequence ATGGCAGTTGCCGGAAGCGTGATCGGAGACGGTGTGCGGCTCGTTCGCCTGCTGGGGCGCGGCTCGCACAGCGCCGTGTATTTCGCCGTCGACCGCGAGGGCCAGCCGCGCTCGGTGAAGGTGTTTCCCGACTACCTCGCCCCCTTCGCCGACCGCGAGTACGCCCACGGGGTCGGCCTGACCCATTCCCGCCTCGCCCCGGTGCTGGCCCGCACGGCGCTGGAGGAGTGCCCCGCCCTGGTCCTGACCTACGCGCGCGGGCAGACCCTCTTTCAGCGTTACGTCTCGCGTCCGGCGCTCCTGGCCGAGCGCCAGGCCTTCTTGCTCACGATGACGCACCTGCTCGACGCCCTGGGCTACTTGCACGGGCGCGGGCTGGTCCACCGCGACATCAAGCCCGACAACATCATCGTGGAGCCGGAGGGGGCCGCCAAGCTGGTCGACTACGACCTCTCGGGCCGCGCCTACGAACCGCTGGCGCTGCCCACCCGTATCGGCACGGGCGCCTTCCTGAGTCCGGAGGCGGCGCGCGGCGATCCCCAGGGCCCCGAGAGCGACCTGTACGGTGTGGGGGTGCTGCTGGGCTGGGGCATCCACGGGCAACTGCTGACGCCCGGCGAGGCCGCGCCCATGACCCGCGACCCCCTGACGCCCCTGTGGCGCTCGCTCACGCGGCCCGACCGCCGTGCCCGCCCCCGGGACGCCGCCGCCGTGCGCGCCGAACTGCTGGAGCTGGCGCAAAAACCGCTCTGA
- a CDS encoding TSUP family transporter, with the protein MPGPEVLLYGLPLAFLAGFIDAVAGGGGTITLPTLLLMGLNPAQVVATNKLLAIFGSGSATAQYWRKGHVEKALVLRLVPLALLGSALGAYLVHFVSPAAFQTLVGVVILGVGVLVLANKRFGLEDRYPGLTARTLALTLPGALIIGMYDGFLGPGTGTFLMFLFALAGFNLVRSSGNARTINFATNLGAFLFFLTSGQMVWWIGLPMGVANALGAMLGARMAMLRGSAFVKWMYGGIILLVAARLFFLR; encoded by the coding sequence GTGCCCGGCCCCGAAGTGCTGCTCTACGGTCTCCCCCTCGCCTTTCTGGCGGGCTTCATCGACGCGGTGGCGGGGGGCGGCGGCACCATCACGCTGCCCACGCTGCTGCTCATGGGCTTGAACCCCGCGCAGGTCGTGGCGACGAACAAGCTGCTCGCCATCTTCGGCTCGGGCAGCGCGACCGCGCAGTACTGGCGCAAGGGACATGTCGAGAAGGCGCTCGTGCTGCGGCTGGTTCCGCTGGCCCTGCTCGGCAGCGCGCTGGGGGCCTACCTCGTGCATTTCGTGTCGCCGGCCGCCTTCCAGACCCTGGTGGGCGTGGTCATCCTGGGCGTGGGGGTGCTGGTGCTCGCCAACAAGCGCTTCGGGCTGGAGGACCGCTACCCCGGCCTGACGGCGCGCACGCTGGCCCTCACGCTGCCGGGCGCACTGATCATCGGAATGTACGACGGCTTTCTCGGCCCCGGCACCGGCACCTTCCTGATGTTCCTGTTCGCGCTCGCGGGCTTCAATCTGGTGCGGTCAAGCGGCAACGCGCGCACCATCAACTTCGCCACGAACCTGGGCGCGTTCCTCTTTTTCCTCACGAGCGGGCAGATGGTGTGGTGGATCGGGCTGCCGATGGGCGTCGCCAACGCGCTGGGGGCCATGCTGGGGGCCCGCATGGCGATGCTGCGCGGCTCGGCCTTCGTGAAGTGGATGTACGGCGGGATCATCCTGCTGGTGGCGGCGCGACTCTTTTTCCTGCGCTGA
- the lysW gene encoding lysine biosynthesis protein LysW, which yields MPTVQFENPETGAIIELTNPELGELVIDEDTGVEYEVVSVDPPRLEAAPQEAEDWGE from the coding sequence ATGCCTACTGTTCAATTTGAAAACCCCGAAACCGGAGCCATCATCGAACTGACCAACCCCGAGCTGGGCGAGCTGGTCATCGACGAAGATACGGGCGTGGAATACGAAGTCGTCTCGGTGGACCCGCCCCGCCTAGAAGCCGCCCCGCAGGAAGCGGAGGACTGGGGCGAGTGA
- a CDS encoding ABC transporter ATP-binding protein has translation MPRVNLAAPADPPALRGVSLRHAFGEREVLGGVTLEVWPGEVVAVTGPSGSGKSTLLHLLGGLDTPQGGEVYWAGERCDQLGVQERASRRAGRIGLVFQHHYLLEDLTVLQNLLIPTQLSGRGGTERARELLARVGLLDRAGALPGVLSGGERQRVAVARALAAQPAAVLADEPTGSLDRAGAETVAGLLVSLAREQGAGVLLVTHDDRLAARADRTLHLLDGHLQGGGT, from the coding sequence ATGCCGCGCGTGAACCTCGCCGCACCTGCCGACCCTCCCGCCCTGCGGGGCGTTTCGCTGCGCCACGCCTTCGGAGAACGCGAGGTGCTGGGCGGGGTCACGCTGGAGGTCTGGCCCGGCGAGGTCGTGGCGGTCACGGGACCGTCCGGCAGCGGCAAGAGCACCCTGCTGCACCTGCTGGGCGGCCTCGACACCCCGCAGGGCGGTGAGGTGTACTGGGCGGGCGAACGCTGCGACCAGCTCGGCGTGCAGGAGCGGGCGTCGCGGCGGGCCGGGCGCATCGGGCTGGTGTTCCAGCACCACTATCTCCTCGAGGACCTGACCGTGCTGCAAAACCTCCTGATCCCGACGCAGCTCAGCGGGCGGGGGGGCACCGAGCGGGCGCGCGAACTGCTCGCGCGGGTGGGGCTGCTCGACCGCGCCGGCGCGCTGCCGGGCGTGCTGAGCGGCGGCGAGCGCCAGCGCGTGGCCGTGGCCCGCGCCCTGGCCGCGCAGCCCGCCGCCGTGCTGGCCGACGAACCGACCGGCAGCCTGGACCGCGCCGGGGCCGAGACGGTGGCCGGGCTGCTCGTGTCGCTGGCCCGCGAACAGGGCGCGGGCGTGCTGCTCGTCACCCACGACGACCGCCTCGCCGCGCGCGCCGACCGCACCCTGCACCTGCTCGACGGCCACCTCCAGGGGGGCGGCACCTGA
- a CDS encoding Crp/Fnr family transcriptional regulator, protein MSRLDDLHQSLLFQDVQPEAVQDAASAVIERQFRSGDLLLQQDVPGDALLLLTHGSVRVTRMSVSGRERVMGDIYAPGIVGETAVLEGGERSATVRALEDVTALMLYRDHFDQILRRHPRVLWNLARLLARRVTLLNDELIALGQNTETALAHVLSSLYTQRVGAGLAQPQILPLNTQDIMNRISASRETVARVMRRLEQQKLVRTVGGTIHLLDPQRLDRLALESGDLD, encoded by the coding sequence ATGTCCCGACTGGACGACCTGCACCAATCTCTCCTTTTTCAAGACGTCCAGCCCGAAGCGGTCCAGGACGCGGCCAGCGCGGTCATCGAACGCCAGTTCCGCAGCGGCGACCTGCTGCTGCAACAGGACGTGCCCGGCGACGCCCTGCTGCTGCTCACGCACGGCTCGGTGCGGGTCACGCGCATGAGCGTCTCGGGCCGCGAGCGCGTGATGGGCGACATCTACGCGCCGGGCATCGTCGGTGAGACGGCCGTGCTGGAGGGCGGTGAGCGCAGCGCCACCGTGCGCGCCCTGGAAGACGTGACCGCCCTGATGCTCTACCGCGACCACTTCGACCAGATCCTGCGCCGGCACCCGCGCGTGCTGTGGAACCTCGCCCGCCTGCTGGCCCGGCGCGTGACCCTGCTCAACGACGAGCTGATCGCCCTGGGCCAGAACACCGAGACGGCCCTGGCCCACGTGCTGAGCAGCCTCTACACCCAGCGGGTGGGGGCGGGCCTCGCGCAGCCACAGATTCTGCCCCTGAACACCCAGGACATCATGAACCGCATCAGTGCCAGCCGCGAGACGGTCGCGCGCGTCATGCGCCGCCTGGAGCAGCAGAAACTGGTGCGGACGGTGGGGGGCACCATCCACCTGCTCGACCCCCAGAGGCTCGACCGCCTCGCCCTGGAGTCCGGCGACCTCGACTAG
- the msrA gene encoding peptide-methionine (S)-S-oxide reductase MsrA: protein MTNGTQGKEQAIFAGGCFWCTEAVLKDIQGVDKVESGYIGGDVPDPTYRAVCGGDTGHAEAVRVTFDPAQVSYKDLLGLFMATHDPTSLNRQGADVGTQYRSAVFPLSAEQERETREVFADLGAQNVFDRPIVTTIEPASEFYVAEDYHQDYFANNPRQPYCAAVIAPKVAKLRKYYGDRLKAHARA from the coding sequence ATGACGAACGGAACGCAAGGCAAGGAACAGGCGATCTTCGCCGGGGGCTGCTTCTGGTGCACCGAGGCGGTTCTCAAGGACATCCAGGGGGTGGACAAGGTCGAGAGCGGCTACATAGGCGGCGACGTGCCCGACCCCACCTACCGCGCGGTGTGTGGCGGTGACACCGGCCACGCCGAGGCCGTGCGCGTGACCTTCGACCCCGCCCAGGTGAGCTACAAGGACCTGCTGGGCCTGTTCATGGCGACCCACGACCCGACCAGCCTCAACCGCCAGGGGGCCGACGTGGGCACGCAGTACCGCAGCGCCGTGTTCCCGCTGAGCGCCGAGCAGGAACGCGAGACCCGCGAGGTCTTCGCCGACCTGGGGGCACAGAACGTCTTCGACCGGCCCATCGTGACCACCATCGAGCCCGCGAGCGAGTTCTATGTGGCCGAGGACTACCACCAGGACTACTTCGCCAACAACCCGCGCCAGCCCTACTGCGCCGCCGTGATCGCCCCCAAGGTCGCCAAACTGCGCAAGTACTACGGCGACCGCCTCAAGGCCCACGCGCGCGCCTGA
- the lysX gene encoding lysine biosynthesis protein LysX produces the protein MADLAVLYDRIRPDEKMLFEALDGLGVPYDKVYTPQLKVTFDEAGRAQVPWRVAIERCVSQTRGHAVTRALEAFGVQVVNPSHVIELCGDKLATNARLAAAGLPTPRTGVAFDSGAALELIEEMGYPVVLKPTVGSWGRMVSKLNDRDAAEAVIEHKEVLGGPQHGVFYVQELIDKPERDIRAFVVGGECIGAIYRTSGHWITNTARGGKASNCEVTPELADLALRSAAAVQGQIVAIDLVEDPRRGLLVIEINHTMEFKNSVATTGVDIPRRMGEYALSLLG, from the coding sequence ATGGCCGATCTCGCTGTTCTGTACGACCGCATCCGCCCCGACGAGAAGATGCTCTTCGAGGCCCTCGACGGGCTGGGCGTGCCCTACGACAAGGTGTACACGCCGCAGCTCAAGGTGACCTTCGACGAGGCCGGGCGTGCCCAGGTGCCCTGGCGCGTCGCCATCGAACGCTGCGTGAGCCAGACGCGCGGGCACGCCGTGACGCGCGCCCTCGAAGCCTTCGGTGTGCAGGTCGTCAACCCCTCGCACGTCATCGAGCTGTGCGGCGACAAGCTCGCCACCAACGCGCGTCTCGCGGCGGCCGGGCTGCCCACGCCGCGCACCGGGGTCGCCTTCGACAGCGGCGCGGCGCTGGAACTCATCGAGGAGATGGGCTACCCGGTGGTCCTCAAGCCGACCGTCGGCAGCTGGGGCCGCATGGTGAGCAAGCTCAACGACCGCGACGCCGCCGAGGCCGTCATCGAGCACAAGGAGGTGCTGGGCGGACCGCAGCACGGCGTCTTCTACGTGCAGGAGCTGATCGACAAGCCCGAGCGCGACATCCGCGCCTTCGTGGTGGGCGGGGAGTGCATCGGGGCGATCTACCGCACCTCGGGCCACTGGATCACCAACACGGCGCGCGGCGGCAAGGCGAGCAACTGCGAGGTCACGCCCGAACTGGCCGACCTCGCGCTGCGCTCGGCGGCGGCCGTGCAGGGGCAGATCGTCGCCATCGACCTCGTCGAGGACCCGCGGCGCGGCCTACTCGTCATCGAGATCAACCACACCATGGAATTCAAGAACAGTGTGGCGACCACCGGCGTGGACATCCCGCGCCGCATGGGCGAGTACGCCCTGAGCCTGCTGGGCTGA